A single genomic interval of Zobellia nedashkovskayae harbors:
- a CDS encoding pyruvate carboxylase — MKIEKVLVANRGEIAIRIFRACVEIGVRTVGIYTYEDRYSLHRYKADESYQIGEDNEPLKPYLDIDAIIKVAKENNVDAIHPGYGFLSENAKFAQKCEDNGIVFVGPKVSVLKALGDKITAKEVAVANNIPVIQSSDKDLKDVKIAIKEAKRIGYPLMLKAASGGGGRGMRVIRTQEELEKGFPEAKRESLNAFGDDTVFLEKFVENPKHIEVQIVADTHGNIVHLFERDCSVQRRYQKVIEFAPSIGLPQETKDSLYKYAIDICKAVNYNNIGTVEFLVDDDGSIYFIEVNPRIQVEHTVTEMITNIDLVKAQLFIAGGYKLSDTQIKIPSQESVQVNGIALQCRITTEDPSNDFKPDYGVVTTYRSASGFGIRLDAGSIYQGVVISPFFDSMLVKVSARSRTLDGCCRKMRRALAEFRIRGVNTNMAFLDNILKHDTFREGKVTVNFIKNEPKLFEFVEPRNRANKLITFIGETIVNGNPDVKNYDPNRKFTKPKVPSFLKTDSFPKGTKDLLTEMGPEKFSQWLKAEKKVHFTDTTMRDAHQSLLATRMRTVDMMKVAEGYAKNHPEIFSMEVWGGATFDVCLRFLHENPWERLALLRKSMPNVLLQMLIRGSNGVGYTAYPDNLIEKFVEESWNTGVDVFRIFDSLNWMKSLAPCIEHVRKRTGGLAEGSICYTGDILDPSKTKYDLKYYIQLAKDIENAGAHILGVKDMAGLLKPNAAFELISALKSEINIPIHLHTHDTSSVQTATYLKAIEAGVDVVDVALGGLSGLTSQPNFNSVIEMLRFNERENKMNTDKLAEYSDYWEGVRNYYYTFESGLKSGTGDVYHHEIPGGQYSNLKGQAIALGLETKFTDVTKMYAEVNQMFGDIVKVTPSSKVVGDMAQYMVSNNLTVADIMEKGEDISFPESVKSFFRGDLGQPVGGFPKKLQKIVLKDEKPYTNRPNAHLEPIDFDKEFKAFKRKFSKGMGRPLEMTDLLSYQLYPKVFTDAYNNHVKYGNVVNIPTKNFFYGMDVGEEIMVELEGGKNVLISLMLKGEPDEAGNVSIFFKINGQLRNVLIKDTSVKVEKQENIKADSADPKQIGAPLQGLLSNVLVKTGQEVKRNQPLFVIEAMKMETTVTATEEGVVAKIQLKGGSLVNSEDLVLTLK; from the coding sequence ATGAAGATAGAAAAGGTATTAGTAGCGAATAGAGGAGAGATTGCTATACGTATTTTCAGGGCCTGTGTTGAGATTGGAGTGCGTACAGTGGGTATTTATACCTATGAAGACCGGTATTCCTTACACCGCTATAAAGCTGATGAATCCTACCAAATAGGGGAAGACAACGAACCGCTAAAACCGTATTTGGATATTGACGCCATTATAAAGGTGGCCAAAGAGAATAATGTAGATGCCATTCATCCAGGTTACGGATTTCTATCTGAAAACGCCAAGTTCGCTCAAAAATGTGAGGATAACGGTATTGTTTTCGTTGGGCCTAAAGTATCTGTATTAAAAGCACTGGGAGATAAAATTACTGCTAAAGAGGTAGCCGTAGCGAATAATATTCCTGTTATTCAAAGTAGTGATAAAGATTTAAAAGATGTAAAAATAGCCATTAAGGAAGCCAAAAGAATTGGTTATCCGTTAATGTTGAAAGCAGCTTCTGGTGGTGGTGGTCGTGGAATGCGAGTTATTAGAACTCAAGAAGAGCTAGAAAAAGGCTTTCCAGAAGCTAAAAGAGAATCGTTGAACGCCTTTGGCGATGATACCGTTTTCTTGGAGAAGTTTGTTGAGAACCCAAAACATATAGAAGTACAAATAGTTGCAGATACCCATGGTAACATAGTTCACCTTTTCGAACGTGATTGTTCGGTGCAAAGAAGGTATCAGAAGGTTATAGAATTTGCACCATCCATAGGGCTTCCTCAAGAGACAAAAGACAGTCTTTATAAATATGCAATTGATATTTGCAAGGCGGTCAATTACAATAACATTGGTACAGTAGAATTTCTGGTAGATGATGATGGCAGTATTTACTTTATTGAGGTAAACCCTCGTATACAGGTAGAGCATACGGTTACAGAAATGATAACCAATATAGATTTGGTAAAGGCACAACTGTTTATTGCTGGCGGGTATAAGTTATCGGATACCCAGATTAAGATACCTAGTCAAGAATCTGTTCAGGTAAATGGTATTGCACTGCAGTGTAGAATTACTACAGAGGACCCTTCCAATGACTTTAAGCCAGATTATGGCGTAGTAACTACCTATAGAAGTGCTTCTGGTTTTGGAATTCGTTTAGATGCGGGAAGCATTTATCAAGGCGTGGTTATTTCTCCTTTCTTCGATTCTATGTTGGTAAAGGTTTCTGCACGCAGCCGAACGTTAGATGGCTGTTGTAGAAAAATGAGACGTGCTTTGGCAGAGTTCCGTATTCGTGGTGTAAATACCAATATGGCTTTTCTTGATAATATCCTAAAGCATGATACTTTCCGGGAGGGAAAAGTAACTGTTAATTTTATAAAAAATGAACCTAAACTTTTTGAGTTTGTAGAGCCTAGAAATAGAGCTAACAAGCTTATTACTTTTATAGGGGAAACTATTGTAAACGGTAACCCCGATGTTAAAAATTATGACCCTAACCGAAAATTCACAAAACCGAAAGTTCCATCGTTTTTAAAAACAGACAGCTTTCCTAAGGGAACAAAAGATTTGTTGACCGAGATGGGTCCGGAGAAATTTTCCCAGTGGTTGAAAGCGGAGAAAAAAGTACATTTTACGGATACTACCATGCGTGACGCCCATCAGAGTTTATTGGCAACTCGTATGCGAACGGTAGATATGATGAAAGTAGCCGAAGGTTACGCTAAAAACCATCCTGAGATATTTTCTATGGAGGTTTGGGGCGGTGCCACCTTTGATGTTTGTTTACGGTTTTTACATGAAAATCCTTGGGAACGTTTAGCCCTTTTGCGAAAATCCATGCCAAATGTATTGCTGCAAATGCTTATTCGTGGCTCTAACGGAGTTGGATATACCGCATATCCTGATAACCTAATCGAAAAATTTGTAGAGGAATCCTGGAATACTGGAGTAGATGTTTTTAGGATTTTTGATTCATTAAATTGGATGAAATCCCTTGCGCCATGTATTGAACATGTGCGAAAGCGAACGGGAGGCCTAGCAGAGGGTTCCATCTGTTATACAGGTGATATTTTAGACCCTTCCAAAACAAAATACGACCTAAAATACTACATACAACTAGCTAAGGATATAGAGAATGCCGGCGCCCATATTCTTGGTGTAAAAGATATGGCAGGACTTTTAAAACCAAATGCAGCTTTTGAGTTAATTTCAGCATTAAAATCAGAAATCAACATTCCTATTCACTTGCACACGCATGATACTTCTTCGGTGCAGACCGCTACCTATTTAAAAGCGATTGAAGCTGGTGTAGATGTGGTGGATGTTGCTTTAGGAGGTCTTTCGGGGCTTACCTCACAACCTAACTTTAACTCGGTTATTGAGATGTTGCGCTTTAATGAGCGAGAGAACAAAATGAATACTGATAAGTTAGCCGAGTATTCTGATTATTGGGAAGGTGTAAGAAATTATTATTACACTTTTGAATCTGGATTGAAGTCAGGTACGGGAGATGTGTATCACCACGAAATTCCTGGGGGACAATATTCCAATTTAAAAGGTCAAGCTATTGCATTAGGTCTTGAAACCAAGTTTACGGACGTAACTAAAATGTATGCTGAGGTTAACCAAATGTTTGGTGATATTGTAAAAGTTACACCAAGTTCTAAGGTAGTAGGCGATATGGCCCAATACATGGTTAGTAATAACCTTACTGTGGCTGATATAATGGAAAAAGGTGAGGATATTTCCTTTCCGGAATCTGTAAAAAGCTTTTTCAGGGGAGACCTAGGGCAACCTGTTGGTGGATTCCCTAAGAAATTACAGAAGATTGTTTTAAAGGATGAGAAACCATATACCAATAGACCTAATGCGCATCTAGAACCTATAGATTTTGATAAGGAGTTCAAAGCTTTTAAAAGAAAGTTTAGTAAGGGAATGGGTAGACCACTTGAAATGACCGATTTACTTTCGTATCAATTATATCCAAAAGTGTTTACGGATGCATATAACAACCATGTAAAATATGGCAATGTAGTGAACATACCTACCAAAAATTTCTTTTATGGTATGGATGTGGGCGAAGAAATTATGGTAGAACTTGAAGGCGGAAAGAACGTTTTGATTTCTTTGATGCTTAAGGGTGAACCAGATGAAGCTGGAAACGTTAGTATTTTCTTTAAAATCAATGGACAGCTTAGAAATGTACTGATAAAGGATACGTCTGTAAAAGTCGAAAAGCAAGAAAACATAAAAGCAGACTCAGCCGATCCAAAACAAATTGGAGCACCGTTGCAGGGGCTATTATCTAATGTGTTGGTTAAAACGGGACAGGAAGTCAAAAGAAATCAACCGCTGTTTGTTATCGAGGCCATGAAAATGGAAACCACGGTAACAGCAACAGAGGAAGGAGTTGTCGCTAAAATTCAATTGAAAGGTGGTTCTTTGGTTAATTCGGAAGATTTGGTGTTGACCCTTAAATAG
- a CDS encoding phosphoenolpyruvate carboxylase — MPHSERLVEFKTSVNNKFNVYNSLFLNLPYRDIENVGMLIPLLLDQCQKGLSSGLNPQEILEGFFQNYVEIKSEKDQIDFMFKIIQYVERQVVLYDSVEDAAFPKLQEHTSSLSIKDYFQLVDKNKSWDKVSKKLSTFSARLVLTAHPTQFYTPAILDIIEKLRSLILEDKIDDIDIALQQLGLTSLINSKKPTPLDEAKNIIYFLRHVYYNAVGDLYSYIKENINKADFENHNIMKLGFWPGGDRDGNPFVTADITKDVSDELRVTLMKCYYNDLKIIQEKLTFKDVQEPLQKLRRNLYAAMFDSKKTVGYDDILQPLLDTKELLVNKYHSLYLKDLEKFIDKVKIFKTHFATLDVRQDHSKHLLAVETILKKNKLIKEDINELSQDELIDIIINRDITVNAADYSEDIIKDTITNIKQLKGIQDANGEDGCNRYIISNSEDIFSVLFVFGLFRWCGWKKEEISFDIVPLFETMIGMDGAENTMQTLFDLPEYNAHLERRNKKQTIMLGFSDGTKDGGYLKANWAIFKTKETLSKVCDKNGFNAIFFDGRGGPPARGGGKTHRFYAAQTKTVANHEIQLTIQGQTITSTYGTKEQFIHNSEQLLTAGLSNNLFGKENVISKEHRKLIEQLSELSFGKYDALKQHDKFMPYLENRSTLKYYQKANIGSRPGKRGNKKKLELSDLRAISFVGSWSQLKQNVPGYFGLGTAIQTIKDEGRLSELKKLYKEVPFFKALMSNSMMSLSKCYFELTSYMQKDEEYGAFWNILHEEYLLSKKMLLLISGSKILMENEAISRESIRIRENIVLPLLVIQQFALQKIGQDKGFKDEYEKIVTRSLYGNINASRNSA; from the coding sequence ATGCCGCATTCAGAAAGATTGGTTGAGTTTAAAACATCGGTCAACAATAAGTTTAATGTTTACAATAGTCTGTTCTTAAATTTGCCCTATCGGGATATTGAGAATGTGGGTATGCTTATTCCATTATTGTTGGATCAATGCCAAAAAGGCTTAAGTTCTGGTCTTAACCCTCAAGAAATTCTCGAAGGGTTTTTTCAGAATTACGTGGAAATAAAATCAGAGAAGGATCAAATCGATTTTATGTTCAAAATCATCCAATATGTCGAAAGACAGGTGGTTTTGTATGATAGTGTTGAGGATGCTGCTTTTCCTAAGCTACAGGAGCACACAAGTTCACTATCTATAAAGGATTACTTTCAGTTAGTTGATAAAAACAAAAGTTGGGACAAGGTATCTAAAAAGCTATCTACTTTTAGCGCACGTTTAGTACTTACTGCGCATCCTACCCAGTTCTATACCCCAGCGATATTAGATATAATTGAAAAATTACGTTCTCTTATATTAGAGGATAAGATAGATGATATTGATATTGCTCTACAGCAATTAGGTCTTACCTCTTTGATTAACTCTAAAAAACCTACACCATTAGATGAGGCAAAGAATATTATTTATTTTCTGCGTCATGTCTATTACAATGCGGTGGGTGATTTATACTCTTATATTAAAGAGAATATCAACAAAGCAGATTTTGAGAATCATAATATCATGAAGTTAGGCTTTTGGCCTGGAGGAGACCGTGATGGTAACCCTTTTGTAACTGCAGATATTACTAAAGATGTTTCAGATGAACTTCGTGTTACCTTAATGAAGTGCTACTACAATGATTTAAAAATCATTCAAGAGAAGTTAACCTTTAAAGATGTTCAAGAACCGTTGCAAAAGCTTAGAAGGAACTTGTATGCTGCGATGTTCGATTCTAAAAAAACAGTAGGATATGATGATATTTTACAACCACTACTTGATACAAAAGAGTTATTGGTCAATAAATATCATAGCCTTTATTTAAAGGATTTAGAAAAATTTATTGATAAGGTTAAAATTTTCAAGACCCATTTTGCTACGTTAGACGTTAGACAGGATCACAGCAAGCATTTGTTGGCAGTTGAAACTATTCTGAAAAAGAATAAGTTGATTAAGGAAGATATCAATGAGCTTTCGCAGGATGAATTGATTGATATTATTATCAACAGAGATATAACAGTTAATGCAGCTGATTATTCTGAGGATATAATTAAGGATACCATAACTAATATAAAACAATTAAAAGGTATTCAGGATGCTAATGGTGAAGACGGTTGTAATCGTTATATTATTAGTAACTCTGAGGATATATTTTCAGTATTATTCGTTTTTGGATTGTTCAGATGGTGTGGCTGGAAGAAAGAAGAAATCAGTTTTGATATTGTGCCTTTGTTTGAAACTATGATTGGTATGGACGGTGCTGAGAATACTATGCAGACACTTTTTGATTTACCAGAATACAATGCACATTTAGAAAGAAGAAATAAGAAGCAGACTATTATGCTTGGTTTTTCTGATGGAACCAAGGATGGTGGTTATTTAAAAGCCAACTGGGCTATTTTCAAGACTAAGGAAACACTGTCAAAAGTCTGTGATAAAAATGGATTCAACGCTATTTTCTTTGATGGACGTGGTGGCCCACCGGCACGTGGTGGTGGTAAAACACATCGTTTTTATGCTGCACAGACTAAGACTGTTGCCAATCATGAAATTCAGTTGACCATACAAGGTCAAACTATTACAAGTACATATGGTACCAAGGAACAATTTATTCACAACAGTGAGCAATTATTGACTGCGGGACTTTCAAATAACCTTTTTGGTAAAGAGAATGTGATTTCTAAAGAGCATAGAAAACTAATAGAGCAACTTTCTGAGTTGAGCTTTGGTAAGTATGATGCCCTTAAGCAGCATGATAAATTCATGCCGTACCTAGAGAACCGAAGTACTTTAAAATACTATCAAAAAGCAAATATTGGCAGTAGACCGGGTAAGAGAGGTAATAAGAAAAAGTTAGAGCTTTCTGATTTAAGAGCTATATCTTTTGTAGGTTCATGGAGTCAGTTGAAACAAAATGTTCCTGGTTACTTTGGGTTGGGGACAGCTATTCAAACTATTAAGGATGAAGGCAGACTGTCAGAGCTTAAAAAACTGTATAAAGAAGTTCCTTTCTTTAAAGCGTTGATGAGCAATAGTATGATGTCTCTTTCTAAATGTTATTTTGAGCTTACGAGCTATATGCAGAAGGATGAAGAGTATGGCGCTTTTTGGAATATTCTTCATGAAGAATATCTATTATCTAAGAAAATGTTACTTCTGATTTCAGGAAGTAAAATTTTGATGGAAAATGAAGCTATTTCTCGTGAGTCAATCAGAATACGTGAGAATATTGTTCTTCCGTTATTGGTTATTCAGCAGTTTGCATTGCAGAAAATAGGACAAGATAAAGGGTTTAAAGACGAGTATGAAAAAATCGTCACTCGCTCGCTCTACGGTAATATTAATGCCAGTAGAAACTCAGCATAA
- a CDS encoding carboxypeptidase-like regulatory domain-containing protein, with the protein MKRYILVLFFLAACYGNAQEIKIIDTKDSSPISFATISFGDGLGTFADEEGLFIFSQKKYPDIDTLYISALGYREKMVTIANEINAATNIVSLDPEVSQLGEVIVSAPKQGKFKFRKQKAETHKDIFACWLPTVESEVAVLFNRYENNVSQISKLYLPVNAESEYKSKGKGKFATIFRAQFYENNNGSPGAGIPYENVVFAMDEKADKVFELDLLSKSIFIPESGIFVSIQVLGYANTNGKLVETKKYREIKTARGIQKISTSFRPLLPFVKGEANQRTFVRRIFFNDKKWQVFDRNYNPNSKLLQSGHRNYGMGAEFKVYED; encoded by the coding sequence ATGAAACGATACATATTAGTTCTTTTCTTTCTCGCCGCCTGCTACGGCAATGCGCAAGAAATCAAAATTATAGATACTAAAGATAGTTCTCCCATTTCTTTTGCCACGATATCATTTGGCGATGGGTTAGGCACTTTTGCTGATGAAGAAGGCCTTTTCATTTTTTCTCAAAAGAAATATCCGGATATAGATACTCTTTATATTTCCGCACTTGGATATAGAGAGAAAATGGTAACTATAGCTAATGAGATTAATGCAGCAACCAATATTGTTTCTCTAGACCCGGAAGTTTCACAACTTGGAGAAGTCATAGTTTCAGCTCCTAAACAAGGAAAATTTAAATTCAGAAAACAGAAGGCAGAAACCCATAAAGACATTTTTGCTTGTTGGTTACCAACCGTAGAAAGTGAAGTAGCGGTATTATTTAATAGATATGAAAATAACGTATCGCAAATTTCTAAACTGTATCTCCCCGTTAATGCAGAATCTGAATACAAATCTAAGGGCAAAGGAAAATTTGCTACTATTTTTAGAGCTCAATTCTACGAAAACAATAATGGATCACCAGGAGCCGGTATTCCCTACGAGAACGTAGTTTTTGCCATGGATGAAAAAGCCGATAAGGTTTTTGAGCTGGATTTACTATCCAAATCTATTTTTATACCCGAGTCTGGCATTTTTGTTTCTATCCAAGTTTTAGGATATGCCAATACTAACGGAAAACTAGTTGAGACCAAAAAATACCGAGAAATAAAGACTGCCCGAGGTATTCAAAAAATATCTACCTCATTCCGACCCTTATTACCATTCGTAAAAGGTGAAGCTAATCAAAGGACTTTTGTACGCCGCATATTTTTTAACGATAAAAAATGGCAAGTTTTTGACCGCAACTATAATCCCAACTCAAAATTACTTCAAAGCGGACATCGCAATTACGGTATGGGTGCTGAGTTTAAAGTTTATGAGGATTAA
- a CDS encoding uracil-DNA glycosylase family protein, with the protein MFSHTHPYEPFIFEQAEKLIVGTLPPPRFTTGELKIDDVDFCYGSRNGMLWPILDRIFDLGLVYENTNLAIEQRKNFLLSNKIAVCDIVEAAERDKVDASDLGMQNVQLRDVVNYLEIYPNLKTVLFMGGNSKNGPEYFFRKLLKASGLKLKTISDQVPRVYELQLPESKRIIRTVSLTAPSGAANRAVGSLDSYKRMKAADVNFNTLDFRVMQYRDFFTR; encoded by the coding sequence ATGTTTTCACACACGCATCCTTATGAGCCTTTCATTTTTGAGCAAGCGGAAAAGCTGATTGTCGGCACATTACCGCCGCCTAGATTCACGACTGGAGAACTGAAAATAGATGATGTAGATTTTTGCTATGGCAGTAGAAATGGTATGTTGTGGCCTATTTTAGATCGTATTTTTGATTTAGGTCTGGTATATGAAAATACCAATTTGGCCATTGAGCAACGCAAGAACTTCTTGCTCTCAAATAAAATTGCGGTTTGTGATATTGTAGAAGCCGCGGAGCGGGATAAAGTAGATGCTTCAGATTTGGGAATGCAAAATGTTCAGCTAAGAGATGTAGTTAACTATTTAGAAATTTATCCGAACCTAAAAACGGTTCTCTTCATGGGCGGTAACAGCAAAAACGGACCAGAATACTTCTTTAGAAAACTTTTGAAAGCTTCAGGATTAAAATTGAAAACGATTTCTGACCAAGTGCCACGTGTGTACGAACTACAACTTCCTGAATCAAAACGTATCATACGAACCGTTTCTCTAACGGCGCCATCAGGAGCGGCAAATAGGGCGGTGGGCAGTTTGGACTCTTATAAACGGATGAAAGCTGCAGATGTCAATTTTAACACATTGGATTTTCGGGTTATGCAGTACCGCGATTTTTTTACTCGATAA